The following are from one region of the Salvia splendens isolate huo1 chromosome 2, SspV2, whole genome shotgun sequence genome:
- the LOC121792923 gene encoding UDP-rhamnose/UDP-galactose transporter 2-like: MEAEKKPSAVSDVGAWAMNVISSVGIIMANKQLMSTNGYAFSFATTLTGFHFAVTALVGMISNATGLSASKHVPFWELLWFSIVANMSITGMNLSLMLNSVGFYQISKLSMIPVVCILEWILHSKQYSSQVKLSVVVVVIGVGVCTVTDVKVNAKGFICACVAVLSTSLQQISIGSLQKKYSIGSFELLSKTAPIQAGSLLVLGPIIDYYLSNNLILDYKFTTGALFFILLSCSLAVFCNVSQYLCIGRFSAVSFQVLGHMKTVCVLTLGWLLFDSELTMKNIMGMGVAVLGMVIYSWAVEAEKLQPKIIASAKHSLTEEEIRLLKDGLETAPIKDIELGQPKQ; this comes from the exons ATGGAAGCTGAGAAGAAACCTTCAGCCGTTTCAGATGTTGGTGCCTGGGCTATGAATGTCATCAGCTCCGTCGGAATCATCATGGCGAATAAGCAGCTCATGTCCACCAACGGCTATGCTTTCAGCTTCG CGACGACATTGACTGGTTTCCATTTTGCTGTTACCGCACTTGTTGGCATGATTTCGAATGCTACGGGGCTTTCTGCTTCGAAGCACGTCCCTTTCTGGGAGCTGCTCTGGTTCTCGATTGTTGCAAATATGTCTATTACAGGGATGAATTTGAGCCTCATGCTAAACTCAGTTGGATTCTATCAG ATTTCAAAATTGAGTATGATTCCAGTGGTCTGCATATTGGAATGGATCCTTCATAGTAAGCAATACTCAAGTCAAGTTAAATTGTCTGTTGTGGTTGTGGTTATAGGCGTGGGTGTTTGCACTGTGACCGACGTGAAAGTGAATGCCAAAGGTTTTATATGTGCTTGTGTTGCAGTTCTTTCCACCTCGCTACAACAAATA TCAATAGGCTCCTTGCAGAAGAAGTACTCTATTGGATCATTTGAGTTATTGAGTAAAACAGCACCAATTCAAGCTGGCTCCCTCCTTGTGCTGGGTCCTATAATCGACTATTACCTCTCGAATAACTTAATTCTGGACTACAAGTTTACCACCGGGGCCCTG TTCTTCATACTTCTTTCGTGTTCTCTAGCTGTGTTCTGCAATGTCAGCCAGTATCTTTGCATTGGGCGGTTTTCAGCTGTTTCGTTCCAAGTTTTAGGGCACATGAAGACGGTGTGCGTGCTGACACTGGGCTGGCTGCTTTTTGATTCCGAGCTTACAATGAAGAACATAATGGGGATGGGCGTGGCGGTGCTGGGCATGGTGATCTATAGTTGGGCTGTGGAAGCCGAAAAGCTGCAGCCTAAGATAATAGCCAGTGCAAAGCACAGCTTAACAGAAGAGGAAATCCGATTGCTGAAAGACGGCCTGGAAACGGCTCCGATCAAGGATATTGAGCTTGGTCAGCCCAAGCAGTAG